One window of the Streptomyces sp. NBC_00259 genome contains the following:
- a CDS encoding VOC family protein: protein MAIATMGTVVLDCPDPRALAAFYAGILGGRAEADGEDWFTLKGYEGTPLAFQAAPGHVPPKWPSAETSQQFHLDLTVEDLDAAEAQVLALGATPLDAEDHARSWRVYADPAGHPFCLCAC, encoded by the coding sequence ATGGCCATCGCCACGATGGGCACCGTCGTCCTGGACTGCCCCGACCCACGCGCGCTCGCCGCCTTCTACGCCGGGATCCTGGGCGGGCGGGCGGAGGCCGACGGCGAGGACTGGTTCACCCTCAAGGGATACGAGGGCACACCGCTGGCCTTCCAGGCCGCTCCCGGCCACGTACCGCCGAAGTGGCCGTCCGCCGAGACCTCGCAGCAGTTCCACCTCGACCTGACCGTCGAGGACCTGGACGCGGCGGAGGCCCAGGTGCTGGCACTCGGCGCCACGCCACTGGACGCCGAGGACCACGCCCGCAGCTGGCGGGTCTACGCGGACCCGGCCGGCCACCCGTTCTGTCTCTGCGCCTGCTGA
- a CDS encoding CGNR zinc finger domain-containing protein: protein MNDRAPAPGGLALIESLVNTLDIETGADSLDTADGRDAFGLTVEDVAAAKELREALRAACLAHGGHAGHGVAPDGAGALDRLLAHAPLLVGVDSAGTATLRPADPAALASRVAAAIAAAVAEGTWLRLKACEAADCRWAYYDRSPAGRSRWCTMAVCGSRAKMRAYRARRTV, encoded by the coding sequence ATGAACGACAGGGCGCCCGCACCCGGAGGACTCGCGCTGATCGAGTCCCTGGTCAACACATTGGACATCGAGACGGGCGCCGACTCCCTCGACACGGCGGACGGCCGGGACGCGTTCGGGCTGACGGTGGAGGACGTCGCCGCGGCGAAGGAACTGCGCGAGGCGCTGCGTGCCGCGTGCCTGGCGCACGGCGGGCACGCCGGGCATGGCGTGGCGCCGGACGGAGCGGGTGCGCTGGACCGGCTGCTCGCGCACGCACCGCTGCTGGTGGGCGTGGACTCGGCGGGTACGGCCACGCTGCGACCTGCGGACCCGGCGGCTCTCGCGTCCCGGGTGGCGGCGGCGATCGCCGCGGCGGTGGCGGAGGGGACGTGGCTGCGGCTGAAGGCGTGCGAGGCCGCGGACTGCCGGTGGGCGTACTACGACCGGAGCCCGGCCGGCCGCAGCCGGTGGTGCACGATGGCGGTCTGCGGCAGCCGCGCGAAGATGCGGGCGTACCGGGCGAGACGCACGGTGTAG
- a CDS encoding dipeptidase, with protein sequence MDFLAEARSLLDSFPVVDGHNDLPWALREQVRYDLDRLDIAGDQSGSLHTDIPRLRAGGVGAQFWSVYVRSDMAGDEAVSATLEQIDVVGQLLARYPADLARALTADDMEAARKEGRIASLMGAEGGHSINNSLATLRALHALGVRYMTLTHNDNNDWADSATDEPGVGGLSDFGREVVREMNRTGMLVDLSHVAPTTMRDALDTSVAPVIFSHSSARAICDHPRNIPDDVLERLAANGGVAMATFVPKFVLPEAVAWTLAADENMRAHGLHPLDTTEAGMKVQRAYEAANPRPMATASTVADHLDHMREAAGIDHIGIGGDYDGTAFTPAGLEDVAGYPNLIAELLRRGWSQPDLAKLTWQNAVRALRDAESTARDLQSHRAPSNATLHTPLPA encoded by the coding sequence GTGGATTTTCTCGCCGAGGCCCGTTCCCTGCTCGATTCCTTTCCCGTCGTCGACGGCCACAACGATCTGCCGTGGGCGCTGCGGGAGCAGGTCCGCTACGACCTGGACCGCCTCGACATCGCGGGCGACCAGAGCGGCAGCCTGCACACCGACATCCCCCGGCTGAGGGCCGGCGGCGTCGGCGCGCAGTTCTGGTCCGTGTACGTACGCAGCGACATGGCCGGTGACGAGGCGGTCAGCGCCACGCTGGAGCAGATCGACGTCGTCGGCCAGTTGCTCGCCCGCTACCCGGCCGACCTGGCGCGCGCCCTGACCGCCGACGACATGGAGGCGGCGCGCAAGGAGGGCCGTATCGCCTCGCTGATGGGCGCGGAGGGCGGCCACTCCATCAACAACTCGCTCGCCACGCTGCGGGCGCTGCACGCGCTGGGCGTCCGCTACATGACGCTGACGCACAACGACAACAACGACTGGGCGGACTCGGCGACCGACGAGCCGGGGGTCGGTGGTCTGTCGGACTTCGGCCGTGAGGTCGTACGCGAGATGAACCGCACCGGCATGCTGGTCGACCTCTCGCACGTCGCCCCGACGACGATGCGGGACGCGCTCGACACCTCCGTGGCGCCGGTGATCTTCTCCCACTCCTCGGCGCGGGCGATCTGCGACCATCCGCGGAACATCCCGGACGACGTGCTGGAACGGCTCGCGGCGAACGGCGGCGTGGCGATGGCCACGTTCGTCCCGAAGTTCGTCCTGCCGGAGGCGGTGGCCTGGACCCTGGCGGCGGACGAGAACATGCGGGCGCACGGGCTGCACCCGCTGGACACGACCGAGGCGGGCATGAAGGTCCAGCGGGCGTACGAGGCCGCGAACCCGCGCCCGATGGCGACGGCGTCGACGGTCGCCGACCACCTGGACCACATGCGCGAGGCGGCCGGCATCGACCACATCGGCATCGGCGGCGACTACGACGGCACGGCGTTCACCCCGGCCGGGCTGGAGGACGTCGCGGGCTACCCCAACCTGATCGCGGAACTGCTGCGCCGCGGCTGGTCCCAGCCGGACCTCGCCAAGCTGACCTGGCAGAACGCCGTACGGGCACTGCGCGACGCCGAATCCACGGCCCGCGACCTCCAGTCCCACCGCGCCCCCTCGAACGCGACCCTGCACACCCCACTACCGGCCTGA
- the purE gene encoding 5-(carboxyamino)imidazole ribonucleotide mutase — translation MTTASDSAPLVGIVMGSDSDWPVMENAAQALDEFEIPYEVDVVSAHRMPREMVAYGEQAAGRGLKAIIAGAGGAAHLPGMLASVTPLPVIGVPVPLKYLDGMDSLLSIVQMPAGVPVATVSVGGARNAGLLAARILATHDSELLARMRDFQQELNEQATEKGKRLRAKVEGAAGFGFGK, via the coding sequence ATGACCACCGCTTCCGATTCGGCCCCTCTCGTCGGCATCGTCATGGGCTCGGACTCCGACTGGCCCGTCATGGAGAACGCCGCGCAGGCCCTGGACGAGTTCGAGATCCCGTACGAGGTCGACGTCGTCTCCGCGCACCGGATGCCGCGCGAGATGGTCGCGTACGGCGAGCAGGCCGCCGGGCGGGGTCTGAAGGCGATCATCGCGGGCGCGGGCGGTGCGGCCCATCTGCCGGGCATGCTCGCCTCGGTCACCCCGCTTCCGGTGATCGGCGTCCCCGTGCCGCTCAAGTACCTCGACGGCATGGACTCGCTGCTGTCGATCGTGCAGATGCCGGCGGGGGTACCGGTCGCGACGGTGTCGGTGGGCGGCGCACGCAACGCGGGCCTGCTGGCGGCCCGCATCCTCGCCACCCACGACAGCGAACTGCTCGCCCGCATGCGGGACTTCCAGCAGGAGCTGAACGAGCAGGCGACCGAGAAGGGCAAGCGGCTGCGCGCCAAGGTCGAGGGGGCGGCGGGCTTCGGCTTCGGCAAGTAG
- a CDS encoding 5-(carboxyamino)imidazole ribonucleotide synthase: protein MTFPVVGMVGGGQLARMTHEAGIPLGIKFKLLSDTPQDSAAQVVSDVVIGDYRDLDTLRSFARGCDVITFDHEHVPADHLAALEADGVVIRPGRAALVHAQDKGVMRAKLDEIGAPGPRHRIVADPADAAAFAAEVGGYPVILKTVRGGYDGKGVWFVRSDKDAEEPFRAGVPVLAEEKVDYRRELAANIVRSPHGQAVAYPVVESRQVDGVCDTVIAPAPDLDEELAGQAQQLALRIAQELGVVGHLAVELFETTDGRILVNELAMRPHNSGHWTQDGAITSQFANHVRAVLDLPLGDPRPRATWTVMANVLGGDYPDMYAAYLHCMARDPRLKIHMYGKDVKPGRKVGHVNTYGDDLDDVLERARHAADYLRGTITE from the coding sequence GTGACGTTCCCGGTAGTCGGCATGGTCGGCGGCGGTCAGCTCGCCCGTATGACCCACGAGGCGGGCATCCCCCTCGGCATCAAGTTCAAGCTCCTCAGTGACACCCCCCAGGACTCGGCGGCCCAGGTGGTCAGTGATGTCGTCATCGGCGACTATCGCGACCTGGACACGCTGCGCTCCTTCGCGCGCGGCTGCGACGTGATCACCTTCGATCACGAGCATGTGCCGGCCGATCACCTGGCGGCCCTGGAAGCGGACGGCGTCGTGATCCGCCCGGGTCGCGCCGCGCTCGTGCACGCCCAGGACAAGGGGGTGATGCGGGCGAAGCTCGACGAGATCGGCGCGCCCGGCCCCCGCCACCGCATCGTCGCCGACCCGGCGGACGCGGCGGCCTTCGCGGCGGAGGTCGGCGGTTACCCGGTGATCCTCAAGACCGTGCGCGGCGGCTACGACGGCAAGGGCGTGTGGTTCGTACGAAGCGACAAGGACGCCGAGGAGCCGTTCCGCGCGGGTGTCCCGGTCCTCGCCGAGGAGAAGGTCGACTACCGCCGGGAGCTGGCGGCGAACATCGTCCGTTCGCCGCACGGCCAGGCCGTCGCCTACCCCGTCGTGGAGTCCCGGCAGGTCGACGGCGTCTGCGACACCGTGATCGCCCCCGCGCCCGACCTCGACGAGGAGCTGGCCGGCCAGGCCCAGCAGCTCGCCCTGCGCATCGCCCAGGAACTCGGCGTCGTCGGCCATCTGGCGGTCGAGCTGTTCGAGACCACGGACGGACGCATTCTCGTCAACGAGCTGGCCATGCGGCCGCACAACTCCGGACACTGGACCCAGGACGGCGCGATCACGTCCCAGTTCGCCAACCACGTACGGGCCGTGCTCGACCTGCCGCTCGGCGACCCGCGCCCCCGCGCCACGTGGACGGTCATGGCGAACGTCCTCGGCGGGGACTATCCCGACATGTACGCGGCCTATCTGCACTGCATGGCCAGGGACCCCCGGCTGAAGATCCATATGTACGGCAAGGACGTGAAGCCCGGCCGCAAGGTAGGACACGTCAACACCTACGGCGACGACCTCGACGACGTGCTGGAGCGCGCCCGTCACGCAGCCGACTACCTCAGAGGAACGATCACCGAATGA
- a CDS encoding GtrA family protein, with protein sequence MSERGALRERLNRLAREVAKFGAVGAMGLLVNMVVFNLLRHTTDIPVVRASLLATFIAILFNYVGFRYFTYRDRDKSGRTKELTLFLLFSAVGAVIENGVLYTATYGFDWDSPLQSNFFKFFGIGVATLFRFWSYRTWVFRALPAREAVQTAESFLEQRRTEQPDRVGS encoded by the coding sequence ATGAGCGAACGGGGCGCGCTGCGTGAGCGACTGAACCGGCTCGCGCGCGAGGTCGCCAAGTTCGGCGCCGTCGGCGCCATGGGTCTGCTCGTCAACATGGTCGTGTTCAACCTGTTGCGTCACACCACCGACATCCCGGTGGTGCGGGCCAGCCTTCTGGCGACGTTCATCGCGATCCTGTTCAACTACGTCGGCTTCCGCTACTTCACGTACCGGGACCGCGACAAGAGCGGCCGTACGAAGGAACTGACGCTGTTCCTGCTGTTCAGCGCCGTCGGAGCGGTGATCGAGAACGGTGTGCTCTACACCGCCACGTACGGCTTCGACTGGGACAGCCCGCTGCAGAGCAACTTCTTCAAGTTCTTCGGGATCGGTGTGGCGACGCTGTTCCGCTTCTGGTCGTACCGCACGTGGGTGTTCCGTGCGCTGCCCGCCCGGGAGGCCGTGCAGACGGCGGAGTCGTTCCTGGAGCAGCGGCGGACCGAGCAGCCCGACCGGGTCGGCAGCTAG
- a CDS encoding ATP-binding protein has protein sequence MRRRLINSTLAVVLVVIAVFGVSLVIVETRTISNSAQESVDSEALRLVSVIEAKVLERERVDGGALAEQIGPERFARIDIPGSPPVEIGPRPDGSVIRGIATGEQGETVVVEESRSTVTREVGRTLMIIGAVALLAVVAAVLLAVRQANKLASPLTDLAETAERLGSGDPRPRHKRYGVPELDRVADVLDSSAERIARMLTAERRLAADASHQLRTPLTALSMRLEEISVTDDPDTVKEEATIALTQVERLTDVVQRLLTNARDPRTGSAVAFDLDEVVKQQIEEWRPAYRSAGRAIVCSGKQPLRAVGTPGAVAQVLAALIENSLMHGGGTVALRSRVTGNQAVVEVTDEGPGVPADLGARIFERTISGRNSTGIGLAVARDLAEADGGRLELLQQQPAVFALFLSREAKPRKKAEPEHTVR, from the coding sequence GTGCGCCGCCGACTCATCAACTCCACCCTCGCCGTGGTGCTCGTCGTCATCGCCGTCTTCGGTGTCTCCCTCGTCATCGTCGAGACCCGGACCATCAGCAACAGCGCGCAGGAGAGCGTCGACTCCGAGGCGCTGCGGCTGGTCAGTGTCATCGAGGCCAAGGTGCTGGAGCGCGAGCGGGTCGACGGCGGGGCGCTCGCCGAGCAGATCGGGCCCGAGCGGTTCGCGCGGATCGACATCCCCGGCAGCCCGCCGGTGGAGATCGGGCCCCGGCCGGACGGAAGCGTGATCCGCGGCATCGCCACCGGTGAGCAGGGCGAGACGGTCGTCGTCGAGGAGTCCCGCTCCACCGTGACCCGTGAGGTCGGCCGCACCCTGATGATCATCGGTGCCGTCGCGCTGCTCGCCGTCGTCGCCGCCGTCCTGCTCGCCGTACGGCAGGCCAACAAGCTCGCCTCACCGCTGACCGACCTCGCGGAGACCGCTGAGCGCCTCGGCTCCGGGGACCCGAGGCCGCGCCACAAGCGGTACGGGGTGCCCGAGCTCGACCGGGTCGCCGACGTCCTGGACTCCAGCGCCGAGCGGATCGCGCGCATGCTCACCGCCGAGCGACGGCTCGCCGCGGACGCGTCCCATCAGCTCCGTACGCCGCTGACCGCGCTCTCCATGCGGCTGGAGGAGATCTCCGTCACCGACGACCCGGACACGGTCAAGGAGGAGGCGACCATCGCGCTCACCCAGGTGGAACGGCTCACCGACGTGGTGCAGCGGCTGCTCACCAACGCACGGGACCCCCGGACCGGGTCCGCGGTCGCCTTCGACCTCGACGAGGTCGTCAAGCAGCAGATCGAGGAGTGGCGCCCTGCCTACCGCAGCGCGGGCCGCGCGATCGTCTGTTCCGGGAAGCAGCCGCTGCGGGCCGTGGGTACACCGGGCGCCGTGGCGCAGGTGCTGGCCGCGCTGATCGAGAACTCGCTGATGCACGGGGGCGGCACCGTCGCCCTGCGCAGCCGGGTCACGGGCAACCAGGCCGTCGTCGAGGTGACCGACGAGGGCCCGGGCGTACCGGCGGACCTCGGGGCGCGGATCTTCGAGCGCACCATCAGCGGCCGGAACTCGACGGGCATCGGTCTCGCCGTGGCCCGCGATCTGGCGGAGGCGGACGGCGGACGGCTGGAGCTGCTGCAGCAGCAGCCGGCGGTGTTCGCGCTGTTCCTGAGCCGGGAGGCCAAGCCGCGCAAGAAGGCCGAGCCGGAGCACACGGTGCGCTGA
- a CDS encoding response regulator transcription factor — translation MTRVLLAEDDASISEPLARALRREGYEVEVREDGPTALDAGLQGGVDLVVLDLGLPGMDGLEVARRLRADGHSVPILVLTARADEVDTVVGLDAGADDYVTKPFRLAELLARVRALLRRGATEPAVAPATHGVRIDVESHRAWMGDEELQLTAKEFDLLRVLVRDAGRVVTRDQLMREVWDTTWWSSTKTLDMHISWLRKKLGDDAANPRYIATVRGVGFRFEKS, via the coding sequence ATGACCCGAGTACTGCTCGCCGAGGACGACGCATCCATCTCCGAGCCGCTGGCGCGCGCGCTGCGCCGGGAGGGGTACGAGGTCGAGGTCCGGGAGGACGGTCCGACCGCACTCGACGCCGGGCTCCAGGGCGGGGTCGATCTGGTCGTGCTGGACCTCGGGCTGCCCGGGATGGACGGGCTCGAAGTGGCCCGGCGGCTCCGTGCCGACGGGCACAGCGTGCCGATCCTGGTGCTGACCGCCCGCGCCGACGAGGTGGACACGGTGGTGGGCCTGGACGCGGGCGCCGACGACTACGTGACCAAGCCGTTCCGGCTCGCGGAGCTGCTGGCCCGGGTCCGGGCGCTGCTCCGGCGCGGCGCCACGGAGCCGGCCGTGGCCCCCGCGACCCACGGAGTGCGGATCGACGTCGAGTCGCACCGCGCCTGGATGGGTGACGAGGAGCTCCAGCTCACGGCGAAGGAGTTCGACCTGCTCCGGGTCCTGGTGCGGGACGCCGGCCGGGTCGTCACCCGCGACCAGCTGATGCGCGAGGTCTGGGACACCACGTGGTGGTCGTCGACGAAGACCCTCGACATGCACATCTCCTGGCTCCGCAAGAAGCTCGGCGACGACGCGGCGAACCCGCGGTACATCGCGACGGTCCGGGGCGTCGGCTTCCGCTTCGAGAAGAGCTGA
- a CDS encoding peptide MFS transporter: MASSLTKDSAPSTAGSAKTFFGHPRGLATLFMTEMWERFSYYGMRALLVLYLVSGGADAATGSQGGGLAMTAVTATAIYSVYVSMVYLMAMPGGWFGDRVWGARKTVAIAGFVIMAGHVSLAVPGQAMFFVGLALVAVGSGLLKANISTMVGHLYDGPDDPRRDGGFTIFYIGINLGAFAAPLIIGTVGEKHNWHYGFLLAAVGMALGLAQFLIGTRSLSPKSSVVPNPLTAPERRAILTKVGIGTVLVAAFYGVVAAAGMYTLNWALVPITLAGLIIPVAVLVRIKRDKDLDRVEQSKVSGYIWFFVAAAVFWMIYDQGGSTLALFADGKTADTLLGFAFPATWFQSLNPLFIMALAPLFAWMWLALARRNSEPNTIVKFAMALVLVGGSFFVFIVPMGMAGDGTKVSPMWLVSIYMIQTIAELCLSPVGLSVTTKMAPQKYSSQMLGVWFLAVTAGDCTTGLLSLAGVDLNGTGIIALQAALAAVAGGAIWMYRKKVQELMGNVH, from the coding sequence ATGGCGTCCAGCCTGACGAAGGACTCGGCTCCCAGCACCGCTGGCTCAGCGAAGACCTTCTTCGGCCACCCTCGCGGCCTGGCCACCCTCTTCATGACCGAGATGTGGGAGCGCTTCTCCTACTACGGCATGCGTGCGCTTCTGGTTCTGTACCTGGTCTCCGGCGGCGCCGATGCCGCGACGGGCAGCCAGGGCGGCGGCCTTGCGATGACCGCGGTCACGGCCACGGCCATCTACTCCGTCTACGTCTCGATGGTCTACCTCATGGCCATGCCGGGCGGCTGGTTCGGCGACCGCGTCTGGGGCGCCCGCAAGACCGTCGCCATCGCGGGCTTCGTGATCATGGCAGGCCATGTCTCCCTCGCCGTTCCCGGACAGGCGATGTTCTTCGTCGGTCTCGCGCTCGTCGCGGTCGGCTCGGGTCTGCTGAAGGCCAACATCTCCACGATGGTGGGCCACCTCTACGACGGTCCGGACGACCCGCGTCGTGACGGCGGCTTCACGATCTTCTACATCGGCATCAACCTCGGTGCCTTCGCCGCGCCGCTGATCATCGGCACCGTCGGTGAGAAGCACAACTGGCACTACGGCTTCCTGCTCGCCGCGGTCGGCATGGCGCTGGGTCTGGCCCAGTTCCTGATCGGTACGCGCAGCCTGAGCCCGAAGAGCAGTGTCGTCCCGAACCCGCTCACCGCACCCGAGCGCCGGGCCATCCTCACCAAGGTCGGCATAGGCACCGTCCTCGTCGCCGCCTTCTACGGTGTCGTCGCCGCCGCCGGGATGTACACGCTCAACTGGGCGCTGGTCCCGATCACGCTCGCCGGTCTGATCATTCCGGTCGCCGTGCTGGTCCGCATCAAGCGCGACAAGGACCTGGACCGGGTCGAGCAGTCGAAGGTCTCCGGATACATCTGGTTCTTCGTCGCCGCGGCCGTCTTCTGGATGATCTACGACCAGGGTGGTTCGACCCTGGCGCTCTTCGCCGACGGCAAGACCGCGGACACCCTGCTGGGCTTCGCCTTCCCGGCCACCTGGTTCCAGTCGCTGAACCCGCTGTTCATCATGGCGCTGGCCCCGCTCTTCGCCTGGATGTGGCTGGCGCTGGCTCGCCGCAACTCGGAGCCCAACACCATCGTGAAGTTCGCGATGGCGCTGGTCCTGGTCGGTGGCTCGTTCTTCGTCTTCATCGTGCCGATGGGCATGGCGGGCGACGGCACCAAGGTCAGCCCGATGTGGCTGGTCTCGATCTACATGATCCAGACGATCGCCGAGCTGTGCCTGTCCCCGGTGGGTCTGTCGGTGACCACGAAGATGGCCCCGCAGAAGTACTCCAGCCAGATGCTGGGCGTGTGGTTCCTCGCCGTCACGGCCGGCGACTGCACCACGGGCCTGCTCTCCCTGGCCGGCGTCGACCTGAACGGTACGGGCATCATCGCCCTGCAGGCCGCGCTCGCCGCGGTCGCGGGTGGGGCGATCTGGATGTACCGCAAGAAGGTCCAGGAGCTCATGGGCAACGTCCACTGA
- a CDS encoding COG1470 family protein — translation MADPPRAAVRELTVLPRAPLVAAVAALLYALWPSAQAPTAAAAEQEWTAEPAVGGRPYVYLEGLPGTVLEDRVSVTNRGARPLTVRLSTTGTQWLAFAQNPVTVPARTRADVPFAMTVPASAAPGDRSARIVASADGREVAVPVHVRVGGPELAALTVEDVRVDGDLIRYTLVNRGNTVLTPRLSVRADGLTGELLRRPARALSVELGPGRRLDLTEPWPDRPALDSVDITLRATAPGAEPAEATVSALYVRWGPVIAGVLGLGAAAGCLALWRARARPAPHEPTSPERHLAQAGVQR, via the coding sequence GTGGCTGACCCGCCGCGGGCCGCGGTCCGCGAGCTGACCGTGCTGCCGCGCGCGCCACTGGTCGCCGCGGTCGCCGCCCTGCTGTACGCGCTCTGGCCGTCCGCCCAGGCACCCACGGCCGCGGCCGCGGAGCAGGAGTGGACGGCGGAGCCCGCGGTGGGCGGCCGACCGTACGTCTACCTGGAGGGACTGCCGGGCACGGTGCTGGAGGACAGGGTGTCCGTGACCAACCGGGGTGCCCGGCCGCTGACGGTGCGGCTGAGCACCACCGGTACGCAGTGGCTCGCCTTCGCCCAGAACCCGGTGACCGTCCCCGCCCGCACCCGGGCCGACGTGCCGTTCGCCATGACCGTTCCGGCGTCCGCGGCGCCCGGCGACCGCTCGGCGCGCATCGTCGCCTCGGCGGACGGGCGCGAGGTGGCCGTACCCGTCCATGTGCGGGTCGGCGGCCCCGAACTCGCCGCGCTCACCGTCGAGGATGTCCGCGTCGACGGCGATCTCATCCGCTACACCCTGGTCAACCGCGGCAACACCGTCCTCACGCCCCGCCTGTCCGTACGCGCCGACGGGCTCACCGGCGAACTCCTGCGGCGCCCCGCCCGCGCACTGTCCGTCGAACTGGGCCCCGGCCGCCGGCTGGACCTGACCGAACCCTGGCCGGATCGTCCCGCCCTCGACTCCGTCGACATCACCCTGCGCGCCACCGCCCCCGGAGCCGAGCCCGCGGAGGCGACGGTCTCCGCGCTGTACGTCCGGTGGGGCCCGGTGATCGCCGGCGTACTCGGGCTCGGCGCGGCGGCCGGCTGCCTGGCGCTCTGGCGCGCCCGCGCACGACCCGCACCGCACGAACCGACCAGCCCCGAACGGCACTTGGCACAGGCGGGAGTACAACGGTGA
- a CDS encoding peptidase encodes MANQKRTALTLAAAVAGSVVLMAAPTAHADVVDVDYQCQTPIGPKGAVSPIDIKAAKSGSGYKLTMSFEKGVSSSPVELGKGAMNPSAVIELGGAEKGKVPVTGPPNAEAIPANTPIKINDLTGTYTPGKSGKVTFTAGVLTIKALGTTTTCTPKNSPEPSLELDVQGSGGGTQPASGAGELPKTGPLDSALALGTLGGTVLLTGAAGVLWLTRRGPRSAS; translated from the coding sequence GTGGCGAACCAGAAGCGGACAGCTCTCACGCTGGCAGCGGCGGTGGCGGGCTCGGTGGTGCTGATGGCCGCACCCACCGCCCATGCCGATGTCGTGGACGTGGACTACCAGTGCCAGACGCCGATCGGGCCCAAGGGCGCCGTGTCCCCGATCGACATCAAGGCCGCCAAGAGCGGCAGCGGCTACAAACTCACGATGTCCTTCGAGAAGGGCGTCTCCTCCAGCCCGGTGGAACTCGGCAAAGGGGCCATGAACCCGAGCGCGGTCATCGAGCTCGGCGGCGCCGAGAAGGGCAAGGTCCCGGTGACCGGACCGCCGAACGCCGAGGCCATCCCCGCCAACACCCCCATCAAGATCAATGACTTGACGGGTACGTACACCCCGGGCAAGAGCGGCAAGGTCACCTTCACCGCCGGGGTGCTCACCATCAAGGCGCTCGGTACGACCACCACCTGCACACCGAAGAACAGCCCCGAGCCGTCCCTCGAACTGGACGTCCAGGGCTCCGGCGGCGGCACCCAGCCGGCCTCCGGGGCCGGCGAACTGCCGAAGACCGGCCCGCTCGACTCCGCGCTCGCGCTCGGGACGCTCGGTGGCACGGTGCTGCTCACCGGGGCGGCCGGAGTCCTGTGGCTGACCCGCCGCGGGCCGCGGTCCGCGAGCTGA
- a CDS encoding ATP-binding protein, whose translation MSTTRQHPPGDRGPESDGARAGVGGGPDTAEPESRVRTLALGSASGIVPLARDFTRQALYDWGWLPAASADRRAAAEDVLLVVSELVTNACLHAEGPDRLRVSTDAKAIRLEVSDLGAGQPAPRTPHRAGRPGGHGMFIVQRLCLDWGVVRTPGMPGKTVWAELAAPS comes from the coding sequence ATGAGCACCACCCGGCAGCATCCGCCGGGCGACCGCGGCCCCGAGTCCGACGGCGCCCGCGCCGGAGTCGGCGGTGGACCCGACACCGCCGAGCCCGAGAGCCGGGTGCGCACCCTGGCGCTGGGGAGCGCCAGCGGGATCGTTCCGCTTGCCCGTGACTTCACCCGGCAGGCCCTCTACGACTGGGGCTGGCTGCCCGCCGCGTCCGCCGACCGCCGCGCGGCCGCCGAGGACGTCCTCCTCGTCGTCTCGGAGCTCGTCACCAACGCCTGTCTGCACGCCGAGGGCCCGGACCGGCTGCGGGTCTCCACCGACGCGAAGGCCATCCGGCTGGAGGTCTCCGACCTCGGTGCCGGCCAGCCGGCGCCGCGCACCCCGCACCGGGCCGGCCGGCCCGGCGGTCACGGCATGTTCATCGTGCAGCGGCTCTGCCTCGACTGGGGCGTCGTGCGGACACCCGGAATGCCGGGCAAGACGGTGTGGGCGGAGCTCGCGGCTCCCTCTTAG
- a CDS encoding STAS domain-containing protein, whose translation MDRVTVGSANRGRLQVEVRTEGQSEVVTPAGELDHHTADLLRAPLEDALDQGRVRLVVDCSHLEFCDSTGLNVLLGARLRAEAAGGGVHLAGMLPVVARVFEITGAEAVFTVHDSLAAALAE comes from the coding sequence ATGGACCGCGTGACGGTCGGCAGTGCGAATCGAGGCCGCCTTCAGGTCGAGGTCAGGACCGAGGGCCAGAGTGAAGTCGTGACACCGGCGGGTGAGCTGGATCACCACACCGCCGATTTGTTGCGTGCGCCACTCGAAGACGCTCTGGATCAAGGCCGTGTGCGCTTGGTGGTCGACTGCTCACACCTCGAATTCTGTGATTCGACGGGCCTCAATGTGCTGCTCGGCGCCCGGCTCAGAGCCGAGGCGGCCGGGGGAGGGGTCCATCTGGCCGGGATGCTGCCCGTCGTGGCCAGGGTCTTCGAGATCACCGGCGCGGAGGCCGTCTTCACCGTCCACGACTCGCTCGCAGCGGCGCTGGCCGAGTGA